A DNA window from Ignavibacteriales bacterium contains the following coding sequences:
- a CDS encoding macro domain-containing protein, translating to MASSYHINKAIIEIVQGDITDQQVDAVVNAANNHFWMGGGVAGAIKRRGGVIIEQEAMKLGPVEIGSAVLTTGGSLKAKHVIHAAVMGQDLHTDEIKIKNSTKSALSLAEQKNFSSISFPALGTGVGGFKIFHCAKIMITEAIEFLIKAEHLKLVRFVLFDAESFHAFDDELKIQFTTKRHPG from the coding sequence ATGGCATCTTCTTATCATATCAATAAAGCGATAATAGAAATCGTTCAGGGTGATATAACAGATCAACAGGTTGATGCTGTGGTGAATGCGGCTAACAATCATTTTTGGATGGGCGGCGGTGTAGCAGGTGCTATTAAACGAAGGGGAGGAGTTATAATAGAACAAGAAGCAATGAAATTGGGACCGGTTGAAATTGGCAGTGCGGTTTTAACCACTGGCGGTAGTTTAAAAGCGAAGCATGTAATTCACGCCGCGGTAATGGGACAGGATCTTCACACAGATGAAATAAAAATCAAGAATTCCACCAAAAGCGCACTATCACTTGCCGAACAGAAAAATTTTTCTTCAATAAGTTTCCCTGCGCTGGGAACGGGCGTTGGGGGCTTTAAGATTTTTCACTGTGCAAAAATAATGATAACCGAAGCGATAGAGTTTTTAATAAAAGCCGAGCACCTCAAACTTGTCAGATTTGTATTATTCGATGCCGAATCTTTTCACGCTTTCGATGATGAATTAAAAATTCAATTTACAACCAAACGGCATCCGGGGTAG
- a CDS encoding GAF domain-containing protein, whose product MKMDKIKSNALFHKVDPQLVKNTSGTLKRINYPDGKIIFKDEQKGDCLFLVLGGAVKISKKMKTGGEIILGVLHEGDFFGELDLIDRRQRSAQATAIGKCSLAWMGRKQFNELIKASPAFLMNLLTMVTLRLRSNNLTYVLHQETNLFALRTQLDKTEQLVEASKIVNSSIDVDHLLELIFQTAAKTVGADRGTLYLIDDTKKELWSKVQKGSSKVEIRLPIGSGIAGAVAATGEVINIPDAYSDSRFNPKVDQRTGYRTKSTLCMPMKNRDGKIIGVFQLLNKIKGCFTKEDEAFIEAFSVHASLALENAQLAQRMIQEERLSAVGRMASTIIHDIKNPMGVLRVSAQVIKKRSHDEEIKKVAEEMMQQIDRFTAMTQEILDYARGISTLNLQEFDFSDIGKTIFLIIDRDLDRRKIKLEKKIKYRGKIMLDPDKILRAFYNIASNAADAMPNGGKLTVNVFQEKEFLVIEFIDRGCGMPPDVRAKIFEPFFTFGKKHGTGLGMSIVKKIIDDHNGKINIESKQNKGTTIRLYLPLKR is encoded by the coding sequence ATGAAAATGGATAAAATCAAATCGAACGCATTATTTCATAAAGTTGATCCTCAACTTGTTAAAAACACCTCAGGTACGCTTAAAAGAATAAATTACCCTGATGGAAAAATCATCTTTAAAGATGAGCAAAAGGGAGACTGCTTATTCTTAGTTCTTGGTGGCGCTGTTAAGATATCCAAAAAAATGAAAACGGGAGGAGAAATTATCTTAGGTGTATTGCATGAAGGAGATTTTTTCGGTGAACTTGATCTGATCGACAGGCGTCAGAGATCGGCGCAGGCAACGGCAATAGGAAAGTGTTCACTTGCCTGGATGGGGCGTAAGCAATTCAATGAACTGATTAAAGCAAGTCCTGCTTTCTTGATGAATTTACTTACGATGGTAACTTTACGGTTACGATCGAATAATTTGACATATGTGCTCCACCAAGAGACTAATTTGTTCGCTCTCCGCACTCAGCTTGATAAAACGGAACAACTTGTTGAAGCATCCAAAATAGTGAACAGCTCGATAGATGTCGATCACCTTTTAGAATTGATATTTCAAACAGCTGCAAAAACTGTTGGTGCCGATAGAGGCACTTTATATCTAATCGATGATACAAAAAAAGAATTATGGTCAAAAGTACAGAAAGGTTCTTCAAAGGTAGAGATCAGATTACCGATTGGCTCCGGAATTGCCGGCGCTGTTGCGGCAACAGGAGAAGTTATAAATATTCCCGATGCGTACAGCGATTCAAGGTTTAATCCGAAAGTCGATCAACGAACCGGCTATCGCACAAAATCAACTTTATGTATGCCGATGAAAAATCGGGATGGGAAAATAATCGGCGTGTTTCAACTTCTGAATAAGATCAAGGGATGTTTTACAAAAGAAGATGAAGCATTCATAGAGGCATTCTCCGTTCATGCCTCGCTCGCTCTGGAAAACGCCCAGCTTGCGCAAAGGATGATTCAGGAAGAGCGACTCTCTGCCGTGGGGAGAATGGCGAGCACGATAATTCACGACATCAAAAATCCGATGGGAGTGTTGCGTGTATCGGCACAGGTTATTAAAAAAAGATCGCACGATGAGGAGATAAAAAAAGTTGCCGAAGAGATGATGCAGCAGATCGATAGATTCACCGCGATGACACAGGAGATCTTAGATTACGCGCGGGGGATCAGCACATTGAATTTACAGGAATTTGATTTCTCGGACATAGGCAAGACGATATTTTTGATCATCGACAGGGATTTGGATAGACGCAAAATTAAGCTGGAGAAAAAAATAAAATATCGCGGCAAAATTATGCTTGATCCGGATAAGATTCTGCGGGCTTTCTATAATATAGCATCCAATGCCGCCGATGCGATGCCGAACGGCGGGAAATTGACCGTCAATGTTTTTCAGGAAAAAGAATTTCTCGTAATCGAATTTATCGATCGGGGATGCGGAATGCCGCCAGATGTGCGCGCAAAAATATTCGAACCGTTCTTCACTTTCGGAAAGAAACACGGCACCGGACTTGGAATGTCGATAGTTAAAAAAATAATCGACGATCATAACGGAAAAATTAATATAGAAAGCAAACAAAATAAAGGGACAACAATACGGTTGTATCTGCCGTTAAAAAGGTAA
- a CDS encoding BamA/TamA family outer membrane protein, translating into MNLRLFLMAFGFLGLLNFSSVAQEKEESSKFKKDLDSIIEDAFHRFDEKLGTYIFRDEPENFDEFEEQNDEVDSSTNDNENIRKPEKRSFPRGLYSVPPEHGIVRNISPAMPWEIIDENLLFRYNRVEGLFLGLNFPQKYYWDDHHMSLFASGGYGFKSHKWRGGIGAAQQFGTNETLFEIGVEGHTLTDTHDEWLLDLDENNLAAFLLRYDYRDYYERRGASAWTGIYKRWQKSDLQFQISYRNDSYKSLENTTNWSIFGTDRIFRENLPINDGRMHSLLATLHFHSTESRKLLTGGWSFSGSAELAGNAFGGDFDFNSYTIDLRRYQPISKYNNLNIRLRGSSATGDLPLQKQFSLGGLSTLPAYRFKEFNGNRMLLLNAEYVVNGKMFDDVDFFPSWLLRNINMIIFADAGYVNDADRNANLTDGFKSLDKTTIRSDWGVGIGTRDAKLRLGFAWRTDVAQPPMVFLRINRPF; encoded by the coding sequence ATGAACTTGAGATTATTTCTGATGGCTTTTGGATTTCTTGGTTTATTGAATTTTTCCTCAGTAGCACAGGAGAAGGAGGAATCATCGAAATTCAAGAAAGATTTAGATTCTATTATAGAGGATGCTTTCCATCGTTTCGACGAAAAATTGGGAACTTACATCTTCCGGGATGAACCTGAAAACTTCGATGAGTTTGAAGAACAAAATGATGAAGTCGATTCTTCAACTAACGACAACGAAAATATTCGGAAGCCGGAGAAACGAAGTTTCCCGCGCGGTCTTTATTCCGTTCCACCGGAACATGGGATCGTCCGCAATATTTCTCCCGCGATGCCTTGGGAAATCATCGATGAAAATCTTCTCTTCCGTTATAACCGTGTAGAAGGTTTGTTTCTTGGACTGAATTTTCCTCAGAAATATTACTGGGATGATCATCATATGTCGCTTTTTGCATCGGGTGGTTACGGATTTAAGTCGCACAAATGGCGCGGGGGAATTGGTGCCGCCCAGCAATTCGGAACGAACGAAACATTATTTGAAATCGGAGTTGAAGGTCACACCTTAACAGATACACACGACGAATGGTTGCTTGATCTCGATGAAAACAATTTGGCAGCATTTCTCCTACGGTACGATTACCGTGATTATTATGAGAGGAGAGGAGCTTCTGCATGGACCGGTATCTACAAACGCTGGCAAAAATCCGATTTACAATTTCAGATCTCATACAGAAACGATTCTTATAAATCTCTGGAAAATACAACGAACTGGTCAATCTTCGGTACTGATAGAATATTTCGTGAAAATCTTCCCATTAACGATGGAAGAATGCACAGCCTTCTTGCTACACTGCACTTCCATTCAACCGAATCGCGTAAACTGTTGACCGGCGGCTGGAGTTTCTCGGGCAGCGCCGAATTAGCCGGAAATGCATTCGGCGGTGATTTCGATTTTAATTCATACACTATTGATCTGCGCCGTTATCAACCGATAAGTAAATACAATAACCTCAATATCCGTTTACGCGGATCATCAGCCACTGGCGATTTACCTCTTCAAAAACAATTCTCGCTCGGCGGTTTAAGCACATTACCGGCATACAGATTCAAAGAATTCAACGGCAACAGAATGCTTCTTCTAAACGCTGAATATGTTGTTAATGGCAAGATGTTCGACGATGTTGATTTTTTCCCATCGTGGCTTCTCCGAAATATCAACATGATAATTTTTGCCGATGCAGGTTATGTGAACGATGCAGATCGTAATGCAAATTTAACAGACGGATTTAAGTCACTTGACAAAACAACCATTCGTTCCGATTGGGGAGTTGGCATAGGAACAAGAGATGCAAAATTGCGTTTAGGATTCGCATGGCGAACAGACGTTGCACAGCCGCCGATGGTGTTCCTTAGAATCAACAGACCTTTTTAA
- a CDS encoding translation initiation factor — protein MKLKSLSDLHLILPNSTQPTRDTKKGVHDGNGRQVCIYLETKGRKGKSVTIIAGLQHNPATMEKIAKILKERLGTGGTVKDGNIELQGDQRVRATEELKKMNYSVD, from the coding sequence ATGAAATTAAAATCACTCTCTGATCTTCACTTGATTCTTCCCAATTCTACGCAACCCACACGCGATACCAAGAAGGGTGTACATGATGGCAACGGTAGACAGGTGTGTATTTATCTCGAAACCAAAGGTCGAAAAGGAAAATCTGTAACCATTATTGCCGGTCTGCAACATAATCCCGCCACGATGGAAAAAATAGCGAAGATTCTTAAAGAACGATTAGGAACCGGCGGGACCGTAAAGGATGGTAATATAGAACTGCAGGGCGATCAACGCGTAAGAGCAACTGAAGAGTTAAAAAAGATGAACTATTCCGTTGACTGA
- a CDS encoding pyridoxine 5'-phosphate synthase — MRLCINLDHIATLRNARGGELPDPSDAATVCEQAGVDGIVCHLREDRRHIRDNDLKKLRKIITTKLDLEMSIAPDIVKTALMIKPEMVTLVPEKRLELTTEGGLDVIKQKAVLKKVINKFRDNGILVSLFINPAQDQIDAAKDVGANMIEIHTGEYAEAIAAREKRKHLVIISQMSRLARKLELGVNAGHGLNYTNIQAIVKIREIEEVSIGYAVIVRALSVGLETAVREMVALVKGK; from the coding sequence ATGCGTCTCTGCATAAATTTAGATCATATAGCAACACTGCGCAACGCGCGCGGCGGGGAATTGCCCGATCCGTCTGATGCCGCAACCGTTTGTGAACAAGCCGGAGTGGATGGCATTGTGTGTCATCTTCGGGAAGACCGGCGGCACATCCGCGATAACGATCTGAAGAAACTCCGAAAAATCATCACGACCAAACTCGATCTTGAAATGTCGATAGCGCCGGATATCGTAAAGACCGCTTTGATGATCAAACCGGAAATGGTAACGCTTGTGCCCGAGAAGCGACTGGAACTGACGACTGAGGGTGGTTTGGATGTTATAAAACAGAAAGCGGTATTAAAGAAAGTTATAAATAAATTCCGGGATAACGGAATTTTAGTCAGTCTTTTCATTAATCCAGCCCAAGATCAGATAGACGCGGCGAAAGATGTTGGCGCAAACATGATTGAGATTCATACCGGAGAATACGCGGAAGCAATCGCGGCGCGTGAAAAAAGAAAACATCTTGTGATTATAAGTCAAATGTCGCGTCTTGCACGAAAGCTGGAGCTTGGTGTAAACGCCGGACACGGTTTGAATTACACAAATATACAGGCGATAGTGAAAATACGGGAGATAGAAGAAGTGAGCATCGGTTACGCGGTAATAGTTCGCGCGCTTTCTGTGGGATTGGAAACCGCAGTAAGGGAGATGGTGGCGCTGGTTAAAGGAAAGTAA
- a CDS encoding BMC domain-containing protein codes for MLDYALGMIETRGLVGAVEAADTMCKSAEVQLISKERTGGGLICIKIKGDVAAVRAAVDAGAAAAQRVGDLVSKHVIPRPDSGTEILIFPPRVSVIKPTPKAEEKKATKTTKQVTKAPVVKPQKPPVLQEESKAEENIEHPVVGSDDEATYKQELESMTVHQLRHYARSVQGLSIFGRQISRANRDQLIAELIRVKFQK; via the coding sequence ATGCTCGATTACGCGTTAGGGATGATTGAAACCCGCGGACTTGTTGGGGCTGTTGAAGCTGCCGATACCATGTGCAAATCTGCGGAGGTTCAATTAATTTCCAAAGAAAGAACAGGCGGCGGTCTCATCTGCATTAAAATAAAAGGAGATGTGGCTGCGGTGAGAGCTGCTGTGGATGCAGGCGCGGCAGCAGCCCAAAGGGTTGGAGACCTGGTCTCGAAGCACGTTATACCGCGCCCCGATTCCGGAACCGAAATACTTATCTTCCCGCCCCGTGTGTCCGTGATTAAACCGACTCCAAAAGCAGAAGAAAAAAAAGCGACTAAAACCACCAAACAAGTTACCAAAGCACCTGTGGTTAAACCACAGAAACCTCCGGTGTTACAGGAGGAAAGTAAAGCCGAAGAAAATATCGAACATCCTGTTGTGGGAAGCGACGATGAGGCGACCTATAAACAGGAATTAGAATCTATGACGGTTCATCAACTTCGTCATTACGCACGCAGTGTGCAGGGACTTTCAATTTTTGGCAGACAAATTTCGCGGGCAAACCGTGATCAACTTATTGCTGAGTTGATTCGGGTGAAATTTCAGAAATGA
- the eutM gene encoding ethanolamine utilization microcompartment protein EutM, with amino-acid sequence MAEISLDALGMVETKGLVGSIEAADAMVKAAKVTLIGKEVIGGGYVTVMVRGDVGAVKAATDAGAAAAQRVGELVSVHVIPRPHVDVEMILPKRSDK; translated from the coding sequence ATGGCGGAAATATCACTTGATGCATTAGGGATGGTTGAAACCAAAGGGCTGGTTGGCTCGATTGAGGCAGCCGACGCGATGGTGAAAGCTGCGAAGGTAACACTTATCGGAAAAGAAGTTATTGGAGGCGGTTACGTAACCGTTATGGTTCGCGGCGATGTTGGCGCAGTTAAAGCGGCAACCGATGCCGGAGCAGCGGCGGCACAACGTGTGGGTGAACTTGTTTCTGTCCATGTAATCCCGCGTCCGCATGTTGATGTTGAAATGATTCTTCCGAAACGTTCGGATAAGTAA
- a CDS encoding AsmA family protein — protein MALGKKAKLWIIILSIPVAFLAIALIGLKLYLTSDRLKSLIIPKIEEATNRTVTVQDISFSVFPSFAVSIDGLQISNPPERKFTKELFLSFENLRLKVNLFAILKNNLEINYVIIDHPVINMEVLEDGSNNYSMSEKKSPDGNVEVVKNSGGALLLSNLEINNGDLEFINKKSDFRFTMIGFNQTSRVISETGKRTLEINGTTSTEKISYGTGTSWLLIEQPLSGSIKLTYEIDKDKLIFDQVNAKLRELPLSVTGSIAQLQKETMLFDLTISTPGTQMQQLLSLVPPDLLKAAKGISSSGDITFSTIIKGSLGEIQTPGVTGLFAVSKGTIQYTGLSKSITNINIKGGFNRPEVIAGEKPIGNFSLDKFTASLGTNELNGKLNLNNFDDPFLSASFSGILNLNEVKDFYPLEQGTELSGIIKGNISIEGKAKLPQSIKADGKIEFGNVTIKTSNSPKPLSNLIGTISFNNQLIESKQLAMNIGESDLTLGFVMKNYLAMVNEDAKKAGGKPSASITLTSKQLRTIDLISEEKQAVTDSGKKEPVKQKAMFLPGVDVDANVSIGKLATEKFEFTNARGSLNIKDGIINLKNFSVNAFEGTILTKGMLDVRDMKKRPFNLDLEMVGVESNAALPKFTSFGKNIFGKLTMNTRIKGDLNDTLGLNAQTLGGDGKVQIFDGKLLGFPLTTKLAEATGIEELRQVDFKNWSNAFSISDGKVNIKDLKVNAGSTDFNMNGTHGLDGAMDYGLNIKLPSSASDRLKLSGVASQLVQFFKDKDNRISLDFNVRGATTSPSLSLNTKAQEDMAKQALDKEKQKLLDEGKKKIGDELKKKAEEGIKKFFKKP, from the coding sequence ATGGCACTAGGCAAAAAAGCAAAATTATGGATTATAATTCTTTCAATCCCTGTCGCATTTCTGGCAATCGCTCTCATCGGGCTTAAGCTTTACCTAACGAGCGACCGGCTTAAATCGCTCATCATACCTAAGATCGAAGAAGCCACGAATCGAACCGTGACCGTGCAGGACATTTCTTTTTCGGTCTTTCCGTCATTTGCAGTTTCGATAGATGGATTACAAATATCTAATCCGCCGGAGAGGAAATTTACGAAAGAACTTTTTCTCTCATTCGAGAACCTGCGGCTTAAAGTTAACCTCTTCGCGATACTTAAAAACAATTTAGAAATCAATTACGTAATAATTGATCACCCCGTGATAAACATGGAGGTGTTGGAAGACGGTTCTAATAATTATTCGATGTCTGAAAAAAAATCTCCAGATGGAAATGTTGAAGTCGTAAAGAACAGCGGCGGCGCCCTGCTCCTTTCGAATCTTGAAATCAATAACGGCGATCTGGAATTCATCAACAAAAAATCTGATTTCCGATTTACAATGATCGGCTTCAATCAAACTTCCCGCGTAATTTCCGAAACGGGTAAGAGAACATTAGAGATAAACGGAACAACGTCGACCGAAAAAATCAGTTACGGCACTGGCACATCATGGCTTCTCATCGAGCAGCCCCTTAGCGGTTCTATCAAACTGACATACGAAATCGACAAAGATAAATTGATCTTCGATCAGGTAAACGCGAAACTTAGGGAGCTTCCGCTCAGCGTTACCGGTTCTATTGCTCAGCTTCAAAAAGAAACGATGCTGTTCGATCTGACAATCTCAACACCCGGCACACAAATGCAGCAATTACTTTCGCTTGTGCCGCCGGATTTACTTAAAGCGGCAAAAGGTATTTCAAGCTCTGGCGATATAACCTTCTCGACGATTATTAAAGGTTCGCTGGGAGAAATACAAACTCCCGGCGTCACCGGATTATTTGCGGTATCGAAAGGTACAATACAATATACCGGACTTTCGAAATCGATAACCAACATCAACATCAAAGGCGGATTTAACCGTCCAGAAGTTATTGCAGGTGAAAAACCTATCGGTAATTTTTCGTTGGATAAATTCACGGCATCCCTCGGTACAAACGAATTGAACGGAAAATTGAATCTGAATAATTTTGATGATCCGTTTTTATCGGCATCATTTTCCGGAATCCTTAATTTGAATGAAGTTAAAGATTTTTATCCGCTTGAACAAGGAACGGAATTGAGCGGAATTATAAAGGGTAATATTTCAATTGAAGGAAAAGCAAAATTGCCGCAAAGCATTAAAGCTGACGGTAAAATTGAATTTGGCAACGTGACAATAAAAACGTCAAACTCGCCTAAACCGCTCAGTAATCTTATTGGCACAATTTCATTTAATAATCAACTCATAGAGTCTAAGCAACTCGCGATGAATATCGGTGAGTCCGATCTTACGCTCGGATTCGTCATGAAAAATTATTTGGCTATGGTGAATGAAGATGCGAAGAAGGCGGGCGGGAAACCTTCGGCGTCGATTACGCTCACGTCAAAACAACTTCGGACGATCGATTTGATTTCCGAAGAGAAACAAGCAGTAACGGATTCGGGGAAAAAGGAACCTGTAAAACAAAAAGCGATGTTTCTTCCCGGAGTCGATGTTGACGCGAATGTTTCGATAGGAAAATTAGCCACGGAGAAATTTGAATTCACAAACGCACGCGGTAGTTTGAACATAAAAGATGGTATCATCAATTTGAAAAATTTTTCAGTGAATGCGTTTGAGGGAACGATTCTCACAAAAGGAATGCTTGATGTCAGGGACATGAAAAAACGACCGTTCAATCTTGATCTTGAGATGGTCGGTGTCGAATCGAATGCCGCCCTTCCGAAATTTACTTCGTTCGGAAAGAATATCTTCGGCAAGTTAACAATGAACACAAGAATCAAAGGCGATCTTAATGATACACTCGGTTTAAACGCACAAACGCTCGGCGGCGACGGCAAGGTTCAAATATTTGACGGAAAGTTACTCGGTTTTCCTCTTACAACAAAACTTGCCGAAGCTACAGGAATAGAAGAACTGCGACAGGTTGATTTTAAAAATTGGTCAAACGCATTTTCAATATCCGATGGTAAAGTAAACATCAAAGATCTAAAAGTAAATGCCGGCTCTACAGATTTTAATATGAACGGAACCCACGGACTCGACGGGGCAATGGATTACGGACTGAACATTAAACTTCCTTCTTCGGCATCAGATCGGCTTAAATTATCCGGTGTTGCAAGCCAACTCGTGCAATTTTTCAAAGATAAAGATAATCGGATTAGCTTAGACTTCAACGTCAGGGGTGCTACAACAAGCCCGTCTCTCTCGCTGAACACGAAAGCACAGGAAGATATGGCGAAGCAGGCGCTCGATAAAGAAAAACAGAAATTGCTTGACGAAGGAAAGAAAAAAATCGGCGACGAGTTGAAAAAGAAAGCAGAAGAGGGTATCAAGAAATTTTTTAAAAAGCCGTAA
- the rsmA gene encoding ribosomal RNA small subunit methyltransferase A, which translates to MATPKITVRPKQSLGQNFLIDDNIARNIAKSLKLQGEDVVIEIGPGQGALTRHLVSNPKRLIAVEIDARAIEQLRSTISSKNLEIIHQDFLDISLKSISKKYDTKIRIVGNIPYHLTSPILFKIFDEREAISDITLTMQREVAQRITGSPRTKEYGILSVFSQFYGTPKLLFNVSPNCFYPKPKVTSSVIQLLIRDELPGDVNLKLFHDIVKTVFGKRRKTLRNGLLYMPFEKEVLENIQTSTDPLFIKRPEELSIKDFISLTNNIQRILS; encoded by the coding sequence ATGGCAACACCAAAGATAACAGTTAGACCGAAGCAATCACTCGGCCAGAATTTTCTAATCGACGATAATATCGCTCGAAACATCGCAAAGTCACTCAAGCTTCAGGGCGAAGATGTTGTTATCGAAATCGGGCCCGGACAAGGCGCTTTAACCCGTCATTTGGTGAGCAATCCAAAACGACTCATCGCTGTGGAAATAGATGCTCGCGCTATAGAGCAACTGCGCTCAACCATATCATCAAAAAATCTCGAGATAATTCACCAGGATTTTCTCGACATATCATTAAAATCAATCTCAAAAAAATACGATACAAAAATTCGAATAGTAGGGAATATTCCTTATCATCTCACGAGTCCGATTTTATTTAAAATTTTCGATGAAAGAGAAGCAATTTCCGATATAACCCTGACAATGCAGCGCGAGGTAGCACAACGGATTACGGGATCTCCCCGCACAAAAGAATACGGAATTTTATCTGTCTTCTCCCAATTCTACGGAACTCCGAAACTCCTCTTCAACGTTTCACCGAACTGTTTTTACCCGAAACCTAAAGTAACTTCATCTGTCATCCAACTATTGATTCGCGATGAGTTACCAGGAGATGTAAACTTAAAATTATTTCATGATATAGTTAAAACAGTTTTTGGAAAGCGAAGGAAAACATTACGGAACGGTTTGCTGTACATGCCTTTTGAAAAAGAAGTTCTCGAAAACATTCAAACCAGTACCGATCCTTTGTTTATCAAAAGACCGGAAGAACTTTCAATCAAAGATTTTATTTCTCTCACGAATAATATCCAGCGTATACTTAGTTGA
- a CDS encoding phosphatase PAP2 family protein, which translates to MNIQNIFKNLKPVDALFIIFSQILSILGCIFFPGTITNVSILIINIAVTVLILFLSKISVSNRFKIARFIHDWYPVPGIFFIFKEVHYTIMATGGKEWDRFLINIDRAIFNVDPTVWLSQFSTPLITEILQMAYTSYYFIMLAVAIELYRRKELNKFNFFAFTIVYGFVLSYLGYLMFPGVGPRFTLHNFALLDSELPGLWLTPYLRDFINAGESIPKSVINPIAYAQRDIFPSGHTQMTLLTMYYAHRYKLSIRYIIDLLGVLLIIGTVYLRYHYVIDIIGGFIFAAVTIWTAKRLILWWEMKFNA; encoded by the coding sequence GTGAATATTCAAAATATATTTAAAAATCTTAAACCTGTTGATGCTCTGTTCATCATTTTTTCACAGATCCTTTCTATTCTCGGTTGTATCTTTTTCCCCGGAACAATTACGAATGTTTCGATACTGATCATAAACATTGCCGTTACTGTTTTAATATTATTTCTCTCAAAAATATCGGTATCGAATAGATTCAAGATAGCGCGGTTCATTCATGATTGGTATCCGGTGCCGGGGATTTTTTTTATTTTCAAGGAAGTCCACTACACTATCATGGCAACCGGCGGAAAAGAGTGGGATAGATTTTTAATAAATATCGATAGGGCGATATTCAACGTTGATCCGACAGTCTGGTTGTCGCAATTTTCAACTCCGCTTATCACCGAGATTTTGCAGATGGCTTACACAAGTTATTATTTTATCATGCTCGCGGTAGCAATCGAGTTATACCGAAGAAAAGAATTGAATAAATTTAATTTCTTCGCGTTCACTATTGTTTACGGTTTTGTTTTGTCTTATTTGGGTTACTTAATGTTTCCGGGAGTAGGACCAAGATTCACGCTGCACAATTTCGCTCTGCTCGATTCCGAGTTGCCGGGGTTATGGTTAACTCCATATCTCAGAGATTTTATAAATGCCGGCGAATCGATACCGAAAAGTGTAATCAACCCGATCGCCTATGCGCAACGCGATATTTTCCCGAGCGGACATACGCAAATGACTTTACTTACTATGTATTACGCTCACCGCTACAAGCTTTCAATCCGATATATTATTGATCTACTCGGAGTTCTGCTGATAATAGGAACGGTCTATTTGAGATATCATTATGTGATTGATATAATCGGTGGATTTATTTTTGCAGCTGTAACGATTTGGACCGCAAAGAGGTTGATTTTGTGGTGGGAAATGAAATTTAACGCTTAA